Proteins encoded within one genomic window of Hahella chejuensis KCTC 2396:
- a CDS encoding MFS transporter, producing MDALNPMRFSARMTLLLILTLPLSAFLSYVVFERLHEQHFLSASMFEAGIKEIRFQNATDLEDLSQRQTELSEKLRATAVFKAVTQKTGQQSGDASSVFGLELALARNGVVTLSTNANQIGADLPNAYRLKKLPDDELKYASTQDHFQIILPPAQPESGVTAMVTLDKAVTAANGEQRERQMWESLARGFAAGFAVLAGMTLLLIVLNRVANTSVEEGDGKGARRFARLVRAGAGILTAASAHGALFVTAWLAIQADLTSAQGETAYSGPDFIALVADNATIMLIALLIAVEMSVVLFAGRTPTEPSQTADNAPSVPTPEASELYKAMRPAIFLFLFGVDLSMSILPLHMERLYEIIPGVSREFALGLPVAVEFLCVGVAIFVSGAWLDRKGWVPPFAVGLLLTLAGGLYSWLAPDALQFVLSRAILGFGYGLTLLAAQGFVVRHTDTRTKTQGLAHLFAGLYSGSICGAATGALIAERFGYEAVFLTGALLVFTVVAYAVIYLRRGASGPAAPKAPAPSSSAHGGEITIWRFLGDRNVIAVSLLSSLPAAIAAIGFMHYFTPVYLSRIGAPEAKIGQILMLFGLCMTFLGPVVGRLADRMPSKKIPIFIGGLLGSAAFLSFIGLQGVAATSCAVILLGLSNCFVLSSQSAYVLHLDVSKKLGEGKALGLFRASSRIGQMLGPMLFAGLVGLSDIRYGVAVLGGAYLITVILFQLLAARETPAGDSGKAGESLTPAEPRSQRPPSRHSQSAISSRSKTA from the coding sequence ATGGACGCGCTAAACCCGATGCGGTTTTCCGCAAGAATGACGTTATTGCTGATTCTCACACTGCCCCTCAGCGCTTTCCTGTCTTATGTTGTATTCGAGCGTTTGCACGAGCAGCACTTTCTGTCTGCGTCGATGTTTGAGGCGGGAATCAAAGAGATCCGTTTCCAGAACGCGACAGACCTTGAGGATCTGAGCCAACGTCAAACCGAGTTGTCGGAAAAACTGCGCGCCACCGCCGTGTTCAAGGCCGTCACTCAGAAGACAGGCCAACAGAGCGGCGACGCGTCTTCCGTTTTCGGGCTGGAGCTTGCTCTGGCCCGGAACGGCGTCGTCACCCTGAGCACCAACGCCAATCAGATCGGCGCGGACCTTCCCAATGCCTACCGCTTAAAGAAGCTTCCTGATGATGAGCTGAAGTACGCGTCCACCCAGGATCATTTCCAAATCATTCTTCCACCGGCGCAGCCTGAATCCGGCGTCACCGCCATGGTAACCCTGGACAAAGCCGTGACCGCCGCCAACGGCGAACAACGCGAACGTCAGATGTGGGAGAGTCTGGCGCGGGGATTCGCAGCCGGGTTCGCCGTGTTGGCGGGTATGACGCTGCTGCTGATTGTGCTTAATCGGGTGGCCAACACTTCGGTTGAAGAAGGCGATGGCAAAGGGGCCCGCCGTTTCGCCCGGCTCGTTCGCGCCGGCGCCGGCATTCTCACCGCCGCCAGCGCCCATGGGGCGCTGTTCGTCACCGCCTGGCTCGCCATTCAGGCTGATTTAACCTCGGCGCAGGGCGAAACAGCCTACAGCGGCCCGGATTTCATTGCGTTAGTGGCGGATAACGCCACCATCATGCTGATCGCCCTGCTGATTGCGGTAGAGATGTCTGTGGTTTTGTTCGCCGGGCGCACGCCGACAGAACCGTCACAGACTGCCGACAACGCTCCCTCCGTCCCTACGCCTGAGGCGTCTGAGCTGTACAAAGCCATGCGGCCGGCGATTTTCCTGTTTCTGTTCGGCGTGGACCTGTCCATGTCGATACTGCCTCTGCATATGGAAAGGCTGTATGAAATCATTCCCGGCGTATCCAGAGAGTTTGCGCTGGGGCTGCCTGTTGCGGTGGAGTTTTTATGCGTTGGCGTCGCCATCTTTGTCTCCGGCGCCTGGCTCGACCGCAAAGGCTGGGTTCCGCCATTCGCCGTTGGCCTGCTGCTGACTCTGGCGGGAGGCCTGTACTCCTGGCTGGCGCCCGACGCTTTGCAGTTTGTACTGTCCCGCGCCATTCTGGGCTTCGGATACGGTCTGACATTGTTGGCGGCGCAAGGCTTTGTCGTGCGTCACACCGACACCCGCACCAAGACCCAAGGGCTGGCGCATCTGTTTGCAGGCCTTTATTCGGGCAGTATCTGCGGCGCCGCCACCGGCGCCCTGATCGCCGAGCGCTTTGGTTATGAAGCGGTGTTCCTGACTGGCGCGCTACTGGTGTTCACGGTCGTCGCCTATGCGGTCATCTACTTGCGTCGGGGCGCATCCGGCCCCGCCGCGCCCAAAGCCCCCGCACCCAGTTCCAGCGCTCATGGCGGAGAGATCACCATCTGGCGTTTTCTGGGGGATCGCAATGTGATCGCCGTCAGTCTGCTTAGCAGTCTGCCCGCCGCCATCGCCGCCATAGGTTTCATGCACTATTTCACCCCGGTTTACCTGAGCCGCATTGGCGCGCCGGAGGCCAAAATCGGACAGATACTGATGCTGTTCGGGCTTTGCATGACGTTTCTCGGCCCCGTTGTCGGACGACTGGCGGACCGCATGCCGAGCAAGAAGATCCCGATTTTCATCGGCGGCTTGCTAGGCAGCGCGGCGTTTCTGTCTTTTATCGGCCTGCAGGGCGTCGCAGCGACCTCCTGCGCCGTCATCCTGCTGGGATTATCCAATTGTTTCGTGCTGTCCTCACAAAGCGCCTACGTCCTGCATCTGGACGTGAGCAAAAAGCTGGGAGAAGGCAAAGCGCTCGGCTTGTTCCGGGCCTCCAGTCGTATTGGTCAGATGCTTGGCCCCATGTTGTTCGCCGGATTGGTGGGGCTGTCCGACATCCGCTACGGGGTGGCGGTACTGGGAGGCGCTTATCTGATCACTGTTATTTTGTTCCAATTACTGGCCGCACGGGAGACGCCCGCCGGCGACAGCGGCAAGGCCGGGGAAAGCCTCACGCCAGCCGAGCCCAGGTCGCAACGGCCGCCATCCCGTCACAGCCAGAGCGCTATCTCCAGCCGCAGCAAAACCGCATAA